The stretch of DNA TGCTTCTTCGATCAAATGATGGCCCTCTAATAAATAAAAACCCGTTTTCTCCCGCTCTTTCTTCATAAGCAGCTTTTTCCACTGCTTCACTTGCGGGTTTTTGGATGATTGTATAAATTTCACTTATTCCGCTCCTCTTCCTGCCATTCACCACTGAGCGGCAGAGCATTTTAGTTCTATTATAGCTTATTTTTCGCGCATATTGAATGGAAGCTCAGGAGATAGTAATACTGATCACACAGAAAGAGGAGCGATAACTATGAACTTTAATTTGCGGCAAGCCGTTTTAAACAATATCAGCGGCAGTTCCCAGGAACAGCTGGAGCAGACAATCGTTGATGCCGTCCAGCGGAATGAGGAAAAAATGCTTCCCGGTCTCGGCGTCCTGTTTGAAGTTTTTTGGCAGCATGCCGATGCGCAGGAAAAGCAGCATATGCTCCAAACCCTTGAAGACGGTTTAAAATAAGCCGGCACTCCCTTTAAAAGCCGGCATTGTAAACAGCGGGACTTTTTTAGAGAAAGCTCGCTGTTTATTTGCATTTATTCGAGCTGCGGGGAAGAGGATTTCAAAGCATTTCTCCGCAGTAAAATGTTCGTTTCGTTCGGCCTTGCAACAGCGACGGCAGCCTCTGTTCTTCGTTTCAGCAGCAGAGGAAAAGCAAGAGCCCCCTCACCGTTTGCCGGGGCAATGAATGAATTGGCTCCGCTTCGAATAATTTCTCTCCTGATAAGCAAACGAAGAAGGCGGCTTCTCATCCGCAGCCGCCTTCTTTACTCTGAACTCAAACAGCTGAGCCTGGCCCTTCCGTTATGGCTTTGGCTCCTCATCATACGCAATGAGCACAATGTTTTCTCCGCTTTCCTTGCGAAATTCATGTTCTAACGTCTGAAGCTTTCTTAATTGCTCCGTCTTAAGATTTGCAACCGGATACAGGTTACCCTCTCTCATAATCCTTCACTCCTTTCTTCAGCAGTCCGCACCCTATTTTTCCCGCAATGTACTCCCTTATTCATCAGTCTCAGCCCTTGCCCAATAAAAAAAGCAGCTGCCAATTGATCTCGACAGCTGCGAATCTCCTATTAATTGAAGTCTCTGTAACCGTAACCGGCCCATGGATAACCGTAAGACGGGTAATACGGCGGGCGGTAGTAATGATGCGGATAGTAATGCGGCGAATAGTACGGTGAATAATACGGCGGTCTCGGTCTTGGCCTTTCATACGGATAGTGATAAGACGGAGTAAAATAAGGCGGTTGTCTTTCTTCCATTGAATTAGACCACGCTTGTTCCTCCGGCAGAGGATAATGGTCTTGCTGATCTATGGCCCACTCTTGATTCCACATAATCATGCCTCCCTTATGTTCTTTATACCCTTCCCAATGAGCGGATTTTTTCAGTGATTAGCAACAAGGATAATAAGGGTAACCATAGCCGTAGCCCGGATAGCCATATCCATAGTACGGGGGATATAAAGCGCTCCCTAACAACCCTCCAGCGAATCCTCCCAGAAATGGACCTCCAAAAAACGGACGGCCGTAAAAGCCAAACGGTCTTCCGAAACCAAAGCCGAACGGTCTTCCAAACCCAAACGGACGGATAATTCTTTCATCTTCTCCTCTAACCTCTGGATTTAAATCATTAGCGTAAAAAGGCATTCCTTCGTTCATCGCTCTACTCCCCTTTTCCTATTTGGTTTTTTTTAGCAATCATTCAGATCACTTACCCCTAACATGCTATGCGTTTATCCTGGGAAGGAGCTTATCTTTCCTATAAAATGGGTGATTGACCTACCGAAAAAGAGCCAGGCATTTTAGCCAAATCTCCTGGCTCTCTTCTTGTCTATAATCATTTTCATCATCAGGCGGATGCACAATGACATTGTGTACATACAAACCCTTACTAAATCTCTGTGAATTTATGGGCAATCCCTATTCAAGCGCGGTTCTTTATCATCACTCAACCCCTATTTTAAATTCATTCCTCTCTTCGTTAACTCGCCACCCGTCTTTTTAAACAAAATGAATACCTGCAGCCTGCTTATACCGAATTTTTGTGATACTGCTGAATATGCTCCTTCAGCTCCCAAAAGCCCGGCGTGGAATCCATATCGTAGGTTCTAATGGAACGGATTAGCTTACATTTTAATTCCTGCGCCAGATCCTCTTTCTCTTTATGATCTGTTAAATACAGAGATTTTTTTATTTTCGGTTCAAATAAATCGATCACGGCTTGAAGCGCCTGGTTGTTTTCTTTCGATTCTTTCACAAGCTCGTACAATACTGACATTCATCATTCATTCCTTTCTATGTTCTTTGATGACCTCCGATAACTGAACAATGACTAGTTCAAGCTTCTCTAACTTTTTTTCAAATCTCATAAATAGATAAATCGTGATCGCGATAGGAAAGCCGAAATTGCCGATAATAGAAATCCATTGAGGCAGTTCAATGACCGTCACGAATGACCCCTCCCTTTTGGATAATGGTTTTATTTATTTTTTCAAGAGCTTTTTTATGAAGCTTTGAAACAGCCTGCTGCGTCTTTCCTAACCGTTTGCTGATTTCTGTATTGGACAAGCCCTTTACATAAGCTAAGTCGATCACTTGTTTTTGTTTGGGAGGCAGCTCTTTTAACGCTTCATATAACACAGAATCCACAATGTAGTCCTCTATGCTGGAGCTTTGCAGCAAATCTTCTATTTTGATCTCAGCATAAGGGTCCATGAGCACATCTTCTAAAGTGTTCCCATCTTCCTCTCCTACCGGTTTGTTGATGATTAAAGGGTGCCGCTGTGCTATTTTTCTGATTCGTTTGTCATAATTGATCGCATTATAATACAGTGTGTCGGAAATAAAGGTTGTAAAGCGGATTTGGAAATAAAATTTCTTGAATTCCGTATCGATTTTTTTCCGAATATCTTTGTTTCCTGTGCAAATCGCTTCAATAAGCAAGCATTTATTTTCTTTTTTCTTTAGAAATGATTGAACGATCACATGACCGAAAAATTCTTTATTTTCCTGTAAAAACATCTTTAATTCCCGGCAGCATTCTTTTTCCATGTCATCGAATCCAAACATTACATCACCTGCTTTTTCGCAAAAGATAGAACAAATGTTCTGTTGAATAGGTAAAAAAAATACAAAGCAATGCCTTATATCAGTTGAAGCCGTATATCTATGATAAATAAAGTGCAAAATTCCTAATCGCATTATATCATTATTCATCAAGAAAATGACAAAATTCCACCATTTCTTTCGAAGCTGAAGCTGATTTTTTTTGAGGATTTTCGATCTCCAATTCCCCCCAGAGAAAACCTATTCTCTAGCTGTTTTGAGAAACAACTTCATCCAAACCTATTATTTTGTTTACATTTTCCGATCAGCTAACGGCTGTATTTAGAGTTAACAGTTCGAGCTCTGCATGATTTCCATCCCCCTTTTTATAGAGCTTTACTGTATAAAGAAGAACAAAATGGAAATCGCACAACCTCTTTTTGAAAATTTTTTGTGCGGTTATCTGACCGTTTCCGAAATTAAAAGGAAGGCTCAAACAGCGAGGATTCTCTCATCCTCCGCTCCTGAAAAGAAAACAAAGGGCAACATTGCAAACCTCATCGCACAGGATCGAACGAATCGAGCATTTTGGGGCCGTGATCTCCCGCTTGACGCTTTGTTTTTCGCTTCATTCCGGATGGGGAAATCTTACAGCGGGAGGAATTTCTGATTGCAAAATTTATTAAAATCCTGTTTGATTTTGTCTCTGTATTTTGAAATAATGGATTTGTTTGACAAACAAGAAAGGGGTTTTAGTGATGAAAAACGTCAGGAAATGGATATGGGTGGGA from Bacillus xiapuensis encodes:
- the sspI gene encoding small acid-soluble spore protein SspI encodes the protein MNFNLRQAVLNNISGSSQEQLEQTIVDAVQRNEEKMLPGLGVLFEVFWQHADAQEKQHMLQTLEDGLK
- a CDS encoding helix-turn-helix domain-containing protein, with the protein product MSVLYELVKESKENNQALQAVIDLFEPKIKKSLYLTDHKEKEDLAQELKCKLIRSIRTYDMDSTPGFWELKEHIQQYHKNSV
- a CDS encoding YvrJ family protein, which translates into the protein MTVIELPQWISIIGNFGFPIAITIYLFMRFEKKLEKLELVIVQLSEVIKEHRKE
- a CDS encoding sigma-70 family RNA polymerase sigma factor; this encodes MFGFDDMEKECCRELKMFLQENKEFFGHVIVQSFLKKKENKCLLIEAICTGNKDIRKKIDTEFKKFYFQIRFTTFISDTLYYNAINYDKRIRKIAQRHPLIINKPVGEEDGNTLEDVLMDPYAEIKIEDLLQSSSIEDYIVDSVLYEALKELPPKQKQVIDLAYVKGLSNTEISKRLGKTQQAVSKLHKKALEKINKTIIQKGGVIRDGH